One segment of Scleropages formosus chromosome 23, fSclFor1.1, whole genome shotgun sequence DNA contains the following:
- the ppt2b gene encoding lysosomal thioesterase PPT2 — MAESGPSPRRSGRRRRSSSSGAPCCLWMLRPLLGAWLAAAVVAYRPVVVVHGLFDSSSDFCNLLRFINASHPGTKVSVIDLFDRSASLQPLWKQVEGFRDAIYPIMQDAPDGVHFICYSQGGLVCRGILSTIPDHNVHSFISLSSPQAGQYGDTDYLKYVFPQFVKSNLYHLCYTSVGQRVSICNYWNDPHHRDMYVNSSDFLAVLNSERPNSNATVWKKNFLRIKKLILIGGPDDGVITPWESSLFGFYDDNETVVEMKHQEVYVRDVFGLKTLDSRGDLATCVLPGVQHTKWHSNDTVYSSCIEKWLT, encoded by the exons ATGGCGGAGTCGGGTCCGAGCCCCCGGaggagcgggaggaggaggaggagcagcagcagcggggcgccctgctgcctctggatgCTGCGGCCGCTCCTGGGCGCCTGGCTGGCGGCCGCCGTGGTCGCGTACCGGCCGGTGGTCGTGGTGCACGGGCTCTTCGACAGCTCCAGCGACTTCTGCAACCTGCTGCGCTTCATCAACGCG TCCCATCCAGGCACCAAGGTGTCAGTGATTGACCTGTTTGACCGTAGCGCCAGCCTGCAGCCGCTGTGGAAGCAGGTGGAGGGTTTCCGGGATGCGATCTACCCCATCATGCAGGACGCCCCCGACGGCGTCCACTTCATCTGCTACTCCCAAG GTGGCCTGGTTTGTAGAGGGATTCTCTCTACGATTCCTGACCACAACGTCCACTCGTTCATCTCCCTTTCTTCACCGCAGGCTGGGCAGTACGGAG ACACAGATTACCTAAAGTACGTCTTCCCCCAGTTTGTCAAGTCCAACCTGTATCACCTGTGCTACACATCGGTGGGGCAGCGAGTGTCCATCTGCAACTACTGGAATG ACCCCCATCACAGAGACATGTATGTCAACAGCAGTGATTTCCTGGCTGTGCTGAACAGCGAAAGACCAAATTCCAATGCAACGG TGTGGAAGAAGAATTTCCTGCGCATTAAGAAGCTGATATTGATAGGAGGGCCAGATGATGGAGTGATCACACCGTGGGAGTCCAG CCTGTTTGGTTTCTATGACGACAATGAGACCGTTGTTGAAATGAAGCACCAAGAA GTGTATGTAAGGGATGTGTTTGGGTTGAAGACGCTGGACTCCCGTGGTGACCTGGCCACATGTGTGCTTCCAGGAGTCCAGCACACAAAGTGGCACTCCAACGATACGGTCTACAGCAGCTGCATAGAAAAGTGGCTCACATAG
- the cratb gene encoding carnitine O-acetyltransferase b isoform X1 has protein sequence MILKKIPAFTHHGTRLLCLWQVARGHGVPFSTVPPQPVPPLAHTLQRYLKAVEPLLPPDELEHTREAVRRFGQEGGLGERLQQGLEKRARHSHNWISDWWVQWAYLESRQPLAVHSNPAIALPKLDYSDWRGQLVFASKLIAGVLDFKAKIDSGRLPVEYLRGRPLCTELFPLLFSSCRIPGPKHDYVAHYSKARRAPTHITVVRNYQFFQLEVYNSDGTPLTEGQIHSQLCRIRSQSWKMDKEPMGILTSEHRNTWGQAYNRLLRDKINKESVRAIEKGIFTLCLDSPVMRVSDEKYSSRMAAQMLHGGGTYSNSGNRWFDKTLQFVVGEDGSFGLLYEQATAEGPIISTLLDHVLEYCKQPVSVRAPLIPLPMPKKLYFYIDPEIKRDIEQAKQSLDILINDLDINCFTFRRFGKDFPKCLDLSPNSFIQVALQLAYYRVHNEICASCDSASLRMFRGGRTDFIRSPTIQALQFVRAFDDPSVSREGKVDLLREAVEAHATLTEQALQGQAIDRHLLGLKLQAIEEGLSVPKIFMDTAYGLATHWKLRTGQVLSNTDSVMCFGPLVPDGYAVCYNPQPDHVHFSVTAFNCCEETNAETLAVTVENTLRHLQELLQPSA, from the exons ATGATTctgaaaaaaatcccagctTTCACACATCATGGTACTCGCCTGCTTTGCCTTTGG CAGGTGGCGCGAGGACACGGCGTCCCCTTCTCCACGGTGCCCCCGCAGCCGGTGCCCCCTTTGGCCCACACTCTGCAGAGGTACCTGAAGGCTGTCGAACCCCTGCTGCCTCCGGATGAGCTGGAGCACACGAGGGAGGCCGTGCGCCGATTCGGCCAGGAGGGCGGCCTCGGGGAGCGACTCCAGCAGGGGCTCGAGAAGAGGGCCAGGCACTCGCACAACTGG ATCTCTGACTGGTGGGTGCAGTGGGCGTACCTGGAGAGCAGACAGCCGCTGGCGGTGCACTCGAACCCAGCCATCGCCCTTCCCAAGCTGGACTACTCTGACTGGAGGGGCCAGCTGGT GTTCGCATCAAAGTTGATAGCAGGAGTCTTGGATTTCAAAGCCAAAATTGACAG CGGCCGCTTGCCGGTGGAGTATCTCAGGGGCAGGCCGTTATGCACGGAgctctttcctctccttttctcaTCCTGCCGCATCCCTGGACCAAAGCACGATTATGTGGCCCACTACAGCAAAGCCCGTCGGGCTCCCACGCACATCACCGTGGTTCGGAACTACCAG TTCTTTCAGCTGGAGGTGTACAACAGCGATGGCACACCTCTAACTGAGGGACAGATACACTCCCAGCTGTGTAGGATCAGGTCTCAGTCCTGGAAAATGGACAAAGAGCCCATGGGCATCCTAACCAGTGAGCACCGCAACACCTGGGGGCAGGCCTACAACCGCCTGCTGAGAG ACAAGATAAACAAGGAATCAGTGAGAGCGATTGAGAAGGGAATTTTCACATTGTGCCTGGATTCCCCGGTGATGAGAGTCTCAGATGAGAA GTATTCAAGTCGAATGGCAGCCCAGATGCTACATGGGGGAGGGACTTACTCCAATAGCGGCAACCGCTGGTTTGACAAGACACTGCAG TTTGTGGTGGGAGAAGACGGCTCCTTTGGGTTGCTCTATGAACAAGCTACTGCTGAAGGCCCCATCATCTCAACTTTACTGGACCACGTCCTGGAATACTG CAAGCAGCCAGTCTCTGTGAGAGCTCCCCTGATCCCGCTTCCCATGCCCAAAAAGCTGTACTTCTACATTGATCCTGAGATCAAGAGAGACATTGAACAGGCCAAGCAGAGCCTTGACAT CCTGATCAACGACCTGGACATAAATTGCTTCACTTTTCGAAGGTTTGGGAAGGACTTCCCCAAGTGCCTTGACCTGAGCCCCAACTCATTCATCCAGGTGGCCCTCCAGCTGGCCTATTACAG GGTCCATAATGAAATTTGTGCCTCCTGTGACAGCGCCTCCCTCAGGATGTTCCGAGGAGGACGCACAGATTTCATCCGCTCTCCCACCATTCAGGCCCTGCAGTTTGTACGTGCTTTTGATGACCCGTCCGTCTCG aggGAGGGTAAAGTGGATTTGCTGAGAGAAGCCGTGGAGGCTCATGCTACTCTCACTGAGCAG GCGCTGCAGGGGCAGGCCATTGACCGTCACCTGCTGGGTTTGAAGCTGCAGGCCATCGAGGAGGGACTGAGTGTGCCCAAGATTTTCATGGACACGGCCTACGGTCTCGCCACACACTGGAAGCTGAGAACAGGACAG GTACTATCCAACACGGACAGCGTGATGTGCTTCGGGCCACTGGTTCCGGATGGATACGCTGTGTGCTACAACCCGCAGCCGGACCACGTCCATTTCTCCGTCACGGCCTTCAACTGCTGCGAGGAGACGAATGCCGAAACTCTTGCCGTCACTGTGGAGAACACCCTGCGTCACCTCCAGGAGTTGCTGCAGCCCTCCGCGTAG
- the cratb gene encoding carnitine O-acetyltransferase b isoform X2 codes for MILKKIPAFTHHGTRLLCLWVARGHGVPFSTVPPQPVPPLAHTLQRYLKAVEPLLPPDELEHTREAVRRFGQEGGLGERLQQGLEKRARHSHNWISDWWVQWAYLESRQPLAVHSNPAIALPKLDYSDWRGQLVFASKLIAGVLDFKAKIDSGRLPVEYLRGRPLCTELFPLLFSSCRIPGPKHDYVAHYSKARRAPTHITVVRNYQFFQLEVYNSDGTPLTEGQIHSQLCRIRSQSWKMDKEPMGILTSEHRNTWGQAYNRLLRDKINKESVRAIEKGIFTLCLDSPVMRVSDEKYSSRMAAQMLHGGGTYSNSGNRWFDKTLQFVVGEDGSFGLLYEQATAEGPIISTLLDHVLEYCKQPVSVRAPLIPLPMPKKLYFYIDPEIKRDIEQAKQSLDILINDLDINCFTFRRFGKDFPKCLDLSPNSFIQVALQLAYYRVHNEICASCDSASLRMFRGGRTDFIRSPTIQALQFVRAFDDPSVSREGKVDLLREAVEAHATLTEQALQGQAIDRHLLGLKLQAIEEGLSVPKIFMDTAYGLATHWKLRTGQVLSNTDSVMCFGPLVPDGYAVCYNPQPDHVHFSVTAFNCCEETNAETLAVTVENTLRHLQELLQPSA; via the exons ATGATTctgaaaaaaatcccagctTTCACACATCATGGTACTCGCCTGCTTTGCCTTTGG GTGGCGCGAGGACACGGCGTCCCCTTCTCCACGGTGCCCCCGCAGCCGGTGCCCCCTTTGGCCCACACTCTGCAGAGGTACCTGAAGGCTGTCGAACCCCTGCTGCCTCCGGATGAGCTGGAGCACACGAGGGAGGCCGTGCGCCGATTCGGCCAGGAGGGCGGCCTCGGGGAGCGACTCCAGCAGGGGCTCGAGAAGAGGGCCAGGCACTCGCACAACTGG ATCTCTGACTGGTGGGTGCAGTGGGCGTACCTGGAGAGCAGACAGCCGCTGGCGGTGCACTCGAACCCAGCCATCGCCCTTCCCAAGCTGGACTACTCTGACTGGAGGGGCCAGCTGGT GTTCGCATCAAAGTTGATAGCAGGAGTCTTGGATTTCAAAGCCAAAATTGACAG CGGCCGCTTGCCGGTGGAGTATCTCAGGGGCAGGCCGTTATGCACGGAgctctttcctctccttttctcaTCCTGCCGCATCCCTGGACCAAAGCACGATTATGTGGCCCACTACAGCAAAGCCCGTCGGGCTCCCACGCACATCACCGTGGTTCGGAACTACCAG TTCTTTCAGCTGGAGGTGTACAACAGCGATGGCACACCTCTAACTGAGGGACAGATACACTCCCAGCTGTGTAGGATCAGGTCTCAGTCCTGGAAAATGGACAAAGAGCCCATGGGCATCCTAACCAGTGAGCACCGCAACACCTGGGGGCAGGCCTACAACCGCCTGCTGAGAG ACAAGATAAACAAGGAATCAGTGAGAGCGATTGAGAAGGGAATTTTCACATTGTGCCTGGATTCCCCGGTGATGAGAGTCTCAGATGAGAA GTATTCAAGTCGAATGGCAGCCCAGATGCTACATGGGGGAGGGACTTACTCCAATAGCGGCAACCGCTGGTTTGACAAGACACTGCAG TTTGTGGTGGGAGAAGACGGCTCCTTTGGGTTGCTCTATGAACAAGCTACTGCTGAAGGCCCCATCATCTCAACTTTACTGGACCACGTCCTGGAATACTG CAAGCAGCCAGTCTCTGTGAGAGCTCCCCTGATCCCGCTTCCCATGCCCAAAAAGCTGTACTTCTACATTGATCCTGAGATCAAGAGAGACATTGAACAGGCCAAGCAGAGCCTTGACAT CCTGATCAACGACCTGGACATAAATTGCTTCACTTTTCGAAGGTTTGGGAAGGACTTCCCCAAGTGCCTTGACCTGAGCCCCAACTCATTCATCCAGGTGGCCCTCCAGCTGGCCTATTACAG GGTCCATAATGAAATTTGTGCCTCCTGTGACAGCGCCTCCCTCAGGATGTTCCGAGGAGGACGCACAGATTTCATCCGCTCTCCCACCATTCAGGCCCTGCAGTTTGTACGTGCTTTTGATGACCCGTCCGTCTCG aggGAGGGTAAAGTGGATTTGCTGAGAGAAGCCGTGGAGGCTCATGCTACTCTCACTGAGCAG GCGCTGCAGGGGCAGGCCATTGACCGTCACCTGCTGGGTTTGAAGCTGCAGGCCATCGAGGAGGGACTGAGTGTGCCCAAGATTTTCATGGACACGGCCTACGGTCTCGCCACACACTGGAAGCTGAGAACAGGACAG GTACTATCCAACACGGACAGCGTGATGTGCTTCGGGCCACTGGTTCCGGATGGATACGCTGTGTGCTACAACCCGCAGCCGGACCACGTCCATTTCTCCGTCACGGCCTTCAACTGCTGCGAGGAGACGAATGCCGAAACTCTTGCCGTCACTGTGGAGAACACCCTGCGTCACCTCCAGGAGTTGCTGCAGCCCTCCGCGTAG